In Marinicauda algicola, one DNA window encodes the following:
- a CDS encoding sensor histidine kinase, translating to MAVAEPVQLATYIVTAGAVAFAVAAALWAFRLTTGVRRVQGQWRRRVAWLEDRLAQADSVFGAHPGLVIVWETPPDPTAAEWARPKVYGSPTALAAMLKFADLGAPGGANPAAALLDGLGDLEARSAGGEDTTLRQRMTALMETGQAFSLTIAGPSGRFIEADGRAAGAQLVLWLTDATIRGLEESGARGRLEEARRVVSEDPLAFLDMLGRAPYPAFRLSSAGRLEWVNAAYVEAVGAENAQAVLSGQVFLDAAIKEQAREALRSGQPRRSVKAAVLHAQRRVMELALFPVSGGVAGLALDVTEGEEAKAQLERLSEAHDETLDHMAEAVAIFDRSRKLSFYNRAFAQLFRLEEATLNERPSHGALLDQLREKRLLPEQADYVAWKEAELSQYENPPTAETPDELWPLPDGRTLRVARQRHPSGGLLFIFEDMTDQLTLQAQYKTLLKVQRATLDKLNEAVAVFGSDGRLKLSNAAFARVWKLDPETLENAPFEEVADACHPLHPDPEAWSALKARITDPGPDARKATTGEIRRSDGTVLTWLSRPLPDGATLIAWDDITDSRRIEAALRDKAEALEASERIKTEFVKHVSYQLRTPLTTIGGYADLIASGLAGELNEAQQSHLGAIQTASSQLAKLIDDILDIAAIDAGQLELELGDVRLGELTREASELIASRAEHEGVRLRLETEGDAGAIRADANRIKQVLYNLITNAIDHVDAGGTVEIGAEVEGSEARLWVADDGRGIAPERQAKIFERFERGEGGGAGLGLALVNDIVRLHGGWVELESEPGEGTRVTCHLPVTAAIEHSAPELALKGGRKA from the coding sequence ATGGCGGTCGCCGAGCCGGTCCAGCTCGCCACCTATATCGTCACGGCAGGCGCGGTCGCGTTTGCCGTCGCCGCCGCGCTGTGGGCCTTCCGGCTGACGACCGGCGTGCGCCGCGTCCAGGGCCAGTGGCGCCGCCGCGTCGCCTGGCTGGAGGACCGTCTGGCTCAGGCCGACAGCGTGTTCGGCGCCCATCCCGGCCTCGTCATCGTCTGGGAGACCCCGCCCGATCCGACCGCCGCCGAGTGGGCACGCCCGAAGGTCTATGGCTCGCCGACCGCGCTGGCCGCCATGCTCAAGTTCGCCGATCTCGGCGCCCCGGGCGGGGCCAATCCGGCCGCCGCCCTGCTCGACGGGCTCGGCGATCTCGAGGCGCGCTCGGCGGGCGGCGAGGACACCACGCTGCGCCAGCGCATGACCGCGCTGATGGAAACCGGCCAGGCCTTCTCGTTGACCATCGCCGGGCCGTCCGGGCGGTTCATCGAGGCCGACGGGCGCGCGGCCGGGGCCCAGCTCGTGCTCTGGCTCACCGACGCGACGATCCGCGGCCTCGAGGAATCCGGCGCGCGCGGGCGTCTGGAGGAGGCGCGCCGGGTCGTCTCCGAGGATCCGCTCGCCTTCCTGGACATGCTGGGCCGCGCGCCCTACCCGGCCTTCCGCCTGAGTTCGGCGGGCCGACTGGAATGGGTGAATGCCGCCTATGTCGAGGCGGTCGGCGCGGAGAACGCGCAGGCGGTCCTGTCCGGCCAGGTCTTCCTCGACGCCGCGATCAAGGAGCAGGCGCGCGAAGCGCTGCGCTCCGGGCAGCCGCGCCGCTCGGTGAAGGCGGCGGTCCTGCACGCCCAGCGCCGGGTGATGGAGCTCGCGCTCTTCCCCGTGTCCGGCGGGGTCGCGGGCCTGGCGCTCGACGTCACCGAGGGCGAGGAGGCCAAGGCCCAGCTGGAACGCCTGTCCGAGGCCCATGACGAGACCCTCGACCACATGGCCGAGGCGGTGGCGATCTTCGACCGGTCGCGAAAGCTCAGCTTCTACAACCGCGCCTTCGCCCAGCTCTTCCGTCTCGAGGAGGCGACGCTCAACGAGCGGCCCTCCCACGGCGCGCTGCTCGACCAGCTGCGCGAGAAGCGCCTCCTGCCCGAGCAGGCCGACTATGTCGCCTGGAAGGAAGCCGAACTCTCACAGTACGAGAACCCGCCGACCGCCGAGACCCCGGACGAGCTCTGGCCGCTGCCCGACGGGCGCACGCTGCGCGTCGCGCGCCAGCGCCACCCGTCCGGCGGGCTGCTCTTCATTTTCGAGGACATGACCGACCAGCTGACCCTGCAGGCGCAGTACAAGACGCTGCTCAAGGTCCAGCGCGCCACGCTCGACAAGCTGAACGAGGCGGTCGCGGTGTTCGGGTCGGACGGCAGGCTGAAGCTCTCCAACGCCGCCTTCGCGCGGGTCTGGAAGCTCGATCCGGAAACCCTGGAGAACGCGCCCTTCGAGGAGGTCGCCGACGCCTGCCATCCGCTGCATCCCGATCCGGAAGCCTGGAGCGCGCTCAAGGCCCGCATCACCGATCCCGGGCCGGATGCGCGCAAGGCCACGACCGGCGAGATCAGGCGCTCGGACGGCACGGTGCTGACCTGGCTGTCACGCCCGCTGCCCGACGGGGCGACCCTGATCGCCTGGGACGACATCACCGACAGCCGGCGCATCGAGGCGGCACTGCGCGACAAGGCCGAGGCACTGGAGGCGTCCGAGCGCATCAAGACCGAGTTCGTCAAGCACGTCTCCTACCAGCTGCGAACCCCGCTCACCACGATCGGGGGCTATGCCGATCTCATCGCATCCGGGCTCGCCGGCGAGCTCAACGAGGCCCAGCAGAGCCATCTGGGTGCGATCCAGACCGCCTCGAGCCAGCTTGCCAAGCTGATCGACGACATCCTCGACATCGCCGCCATCGATGCCGGCCAGCTCGAGCTCGAACTCGGCGACGTGCGGCTCGGAGAGCTCACCCGCGAGGCGAGCGAGCTGATCGCGAGCCGGGCCGAGCACGAAGGGGTCAGGCTGAGGCTCGAGACCGAGGGCGATGCCGGGGCGATCCGCGCCGATGCCAACCGCATCAAGCAGGTCCTCTACAATCTCATCACCAACGCGATCGATCACGTCGATGCCGGCGGCACCGTGGAGATCGGCGCCGAGGTGGAGGGCAGCGAGGCGCGCCTGTGGGTCGCCGACGACGGGCGCGGCATCGCGCCGGAGCGCCAGGCGAAGATCTTCGAGCGCTTCGAGCGCGGCGAGGGCGGCGGGGCCGGGCTCGGCCTCGCCCTCGTCAACGACATCGTGCGCCTGCACGGCGGCTGGGTGGAGCTGGAAAGCGAGCCCGGCGAGGGCACGCGCGTGACCTGCCACCTTCCGGTGACCGCCGCCATCGAGCACTCCGCCCCGGAGCTGGCGCTGAAGGGCGGCCGCAAGGCCTGA
- a CDS encoding energy transducer TonB — MRLLFLFAPLLLSACAAVDSVNPLADPRERGPFVARSDFPNPPNVGAAASGEGCRGEPLQAVAAPMPDYPARGWSRGLQGWSIVEFDVEESGDVANVRVARGVPGGSFDREAAEAVEDWRFRPLSQGAYLTGCVVLFEFRMGEVTVR; from the coding sequence ATGCGCTTGCTCTTCCTCTTCGCCCCGCTCCTGCTTTCCGCCTGCGCCGCGGTCGACAGCGTCAACCCGCTCGCCGATCCGCGCGAGCGCGGCCCGTTCGTCGCGCGCTCGGACTTTCCCAATCCGCCCAATGTCGGCGCAGCGGCCTCGGGCGAGGGGTGCCGGGGCGAGCCGCTGCAGGCGGTCGCCGCGCCGATGCCGGACTATCCCGCCCGGGGCTGGAGCCGCGGCCTGCAGGGCTGGTCGATCGTCGAATTCGACGTGGAGGAGAGCGGCGATGTGGCGAATGTCCGCGTCGCGCGCGGCGTGCCCGGCGGCAGCTTCGACCGTGAGGCCGCGGAGGCCGTCGAGGACTGGCGCTTCCGCCCGCTCTCGCAGGGCGCCTACCTGACCGGCTGTGTCGTCCTGTTCGAATTCCGCATGGGCGAGGTGACGGTGCGCTGA
- a CDS encoding FtsK/SpoIIIE family DNA translocase: MSQRPASAPSPERPRASLFARLRTLATGLAMTGLGAFLLVAALSHHPLDPSLNVASGEPVRNLAGPRGAVAADLLLQSFGWAGLGLALILAGWGLILVVAGPRGRPGTVIVFRILCAVIGVSGFAAALSSLPMPLNWPFAAGLGGVWGDRLAFAAAGALAALSVPASLAVAGAIGLVAAVLGTVFCFGLTARDLASARDSAELAWVTARVWIDQIAGRIPRPWRRDEREIVTAPVRDGRAETAPAFLKGERPSRRERARARKEPPAPSDRIAPSVKVAPKKAPKPSGREAREAQGALPFAEAEGFRLPRLDLLKPAQPRAEMADSDALAQNAELLESVLSDFGVKGEITQVRPGPVVTLYELEPAPGVKTSRVINLADDIARSMAAVACRVAVVPGRNAIGVELPNQHRETVYLRALLSSTGFEKAKAELPLTLGETIGGEPFFADLARMPHLLIAGTTGSGKSVGINAMILSLLYRHAPADCRFIMIDPKMLELSVYDGIPHLLSPVVTDPKKAVAALKWTVREMESRYLKMSKVGVRNMDGFNDKARKAREAGEMLERTVQTGFDRESGEPVYETETIEPVHMPYIVVVIDEMADLMMVAGKEIEGAVQRLAQMARAAGIHLIMATQRPSVDVITGTIKANFPTRISYQVTSKIDSRTILGEQGAEQLLGMGDLLYMAGGGRIRRLHGPFVTDREVEEVANFLKKQGTPDYLDEVTQDSDEDGGDGDLFGSEGGSGDDLFDQAVAVVARDRKASTSYIQRRLQIGYNRAASLIERMEDEGMIGPSDHAGKREIFLPEREDV; encoded by the coding sequence ATGAGCCAGCGTCCCGCCTCCGCCCCGAGTCCCGAGCGTCCGCGCGCGAGCTTGTTCGCGCGCCTGCGCACGCTCGCCACGGGGCTTGCCATGACCGGCCTCGGCGCCTTCCTGCTGGTCGCCGCGCTCAGCCATCATCCGCTCGATCCGAGCCTCAATGTCGCCTCCGGGGAGCCGGTGAGAAATCTCGCCGGGCCGCGGGGCGCCGTCGCGGCCGATCTCCTGCTGCAGAGCTTCGGCTGGGCCGGACTCGGGCTCGCCCTGATCCTGGCCGGCTGGGGGCTGATCCTCGTCGTCGCCGGCCCGCGCGGACGCCCGGGCACGGTGATCGTGTTCCGCATCCTGTGCGCCGTGATCGGGGTGTCGGGCTTCGCCGCGGCGCTGTCCTCCCTGCCGATGCCGCTGAACTGGCCCTTCGCGGCCGGGCTCGGCGGGGTGTGGGGCGACCGGCTCGCCTTCGCCGCAGCCGGCGCGCTCGCCGCGCTCTCGGTTCCGGCGAGCCTTGCCGTCGCCGGGGCGATCGGTCTCGTCGCCGCAGTGCTCGGCACGGTGTTCTGCTTCGGCCTGACCGCGCGCGATCTCGCGAGCGCGCGCGACAGCGCGGAGCTCGCCTGGGTGACGGCCCGGGTTTGGATCGACCAGATCGCCGGGCGCATCCCGCGTCCCTGGCGGCGCGACGAGCGCGAGATCGTCACCGCACCCGTGCGCGACGGACGCGCCGAGACCGCGCCGGCCTTCCTGAAGGGCGAGAGACCGTCGCGCCGCGAGCGGGCGAGGGCGCGCAAGGAGCCGCCCGCGCCCTCGGACCGCATCGCGCCGAGCGTCAAGGTCGCGCCGAAGAAGGCGCCCAAGCCGTCCGGCCGCGAGGCGCGCGAGGCCCAGGGCGCGCTGCCCTTCGCGGAGGCGGAAGGCTTCAGGCTGCCCCGGCTCGATCTCCTGAAGCCCGCCCAGCCGCGCGCCGAGATGGCCGATTCCGATGCGCTCGCGCAGAACGCGGAACTGCTGGAATCCGTGCTGTCCGACTTCGGCGTGAAGGGCGAGATCACGCAGGTCCGCCCCGGCCCGGTGGTGACGCTGTACGAGCTCGAGCCCGCGCCCGGCGTGAAGACCAGCCGCGTGATCAACCTGGCCGACGACATCGCGCGCTCGATGGCGGCCGTCGCCTGTCGCGTCGCGGTCGTGCCGGGCCGCAACGCGATCGGCGTCGAGCTGCCCAACCAGCACCGCGAGACGGTCTATCTGCGCGCGCTCCTGTCCTCGACCGGGTTCGAGAAGGCCAAGGCCGAACTGCCGCTCACCCTGGGCGAGACGATCGGGGGCGAGCCCTTCTTCGCCGATCTCGCGCGCATGCCGCACCTGCTGATCGCCGGGACCACCGGCTCGGGCAAGTCTGTCGGGATCAACGCCATGATCCTGTCGCTGCTCTACCGCCACGCCCCGGCCGACTGCCGCTTCATCATGATCGACCCCAAGATGCTGGAGCTGTCGGTCTATGACGGCATCCCGCACCTGCTTTCCCCGGTCGTGACCGACCCGAAGAAGGCCGTCGCGGCGCTGAAATGGACCGTGCGCGAGATGGAGTCGCGCTATCTGAAGATGTCCAAGGTCGGCGTGCGCAACATGGACGGCTTCAACGACAAGGCCAGGAAGGCCCGCGAAGCCGGCGAGATGCTCGAGCGCACCGTGCAGACCGGCTTCGACCGGGAGAGCGGGGAACCGGTCTACGAGACCGAGACCATCGAGCCGGTCCACATGCCCTATATCGTCGTGGTGATCGACGAGATGGCCGACCTGATGATGGTCGCCGGCAAGGAGATCGAGGGCGCGGTCCAGCGCCTGGCCCAGATGGCGCGCGCGGCCGGGATCCACCTCATCATGGCCACCCAGCGCCCCAGCGTCGACGTCATCACCGGCACGATCAAGGCGAACTTCCCGACGCGGATTTCCTACCAGGTCACTTCCAAGATCGACAGCCGCACAATCCTCGGCGAGCAGGGCGCCGAGCAGCTGCTCGGCATGGGCGATCTTCTCTACATGGCCGGGGGCGGGCGCATCCGCCGCCTGCACGGCCCCTTCGTCACCGACCGCGAGGTGGAGGAGGTCGCGAACTTCCTCAAGAAGCAGGGCACGCCGGACTATCTCGACGAGGTCACCCAGGACAGCGACGAGGACGGCGGGGACGGCGATCTCTTCGGCTCGGAGGGCGGCTCGGGCGACGATCTGTTCGACCAGGCCGTCGCCGTCGTCGCGCGCGACCGCAAGGCCTCGACGAGCTATATCCAGCGCCGCCTGCAGATCGGCTACAACCGCGCCGCCAGCCTCATCGAGCGCATGGAGGACGAGGGCATGATCGGGCCCTCCGACCATGCCGGCAAGCGCGAGATCTTCCTGCCCGAGCGCGAGGACGTCTAG
- the mnmH gene encoding tRNA 2-selenouridine(34) synthase MnmH translates to MRDPVDQFDKSVLGRFDDIIDVRSPAEFEEDHVPGAVNLPVLDDEERARVGTIYKQVSRFEARRLGAALVAKNIAGHLETALADKPAGYSPLIYCWRGGQRSGSMALIMTQVGWPATTLKGGYKTYRAHVQHALYEGMELPPVILLDGNTGTGKTALLPLLEERGVQALDLEAIACHRGSIFGGLGLDAQPSQKGFESRLWHALSRLDTARPVVIEAESSKVGLRSVPPVLWKAMEAAPRIEISAPPQARADHLVAAYPELLSNPERLEACLTALKPLVGGAMIEEWRALAGQGRFADLARGLMETHYDPAYARSRARIGGEFLATLDTDRLDADGLARLADRVAEVVKGWRAGPRG, encoded by the coding sequence GTGCGCGATCCCGTCGATCAGTTCGACAAATCCGTCCTCGGCCGGTTCGACGACATCATCGATGTCAGGAGCCCGGCCGAGTTCGAGGAGGATCACGTGCCCGGCGCCGTCAACCTGCCCGTCCTCGACGACGAGGAGCGCGCACGGGTCGGCACGATCTACAAGCAGGTCTCGCGTTTCGAGGCGCGCCGGCTCGGCGCGGCGCTGGTGGCGAAGAACATCGCGGGCCATCTCGAAACCGCGCTCGCCGACAAGCCGGCCGGCTATTCGCCGCTGATCTATTGCTGGCGCGGCGGGCAGCGCTCGGGCTCGATGGCGCTGATCATGACGCAGGTCGGCTGGCCGGCAACGACGCTGAAGGGCGGCTACAAGACCTATCGCGCCCATGTCCAGCACGCCCTCTACGAGGGCATGGAGCTGCCGCCCGTCATCCTCCTGGACGGCAATACCGGCACGGGCAAGACGGCCCTCCTGCCGCTGCTCGAGGAGAGAGGGGTCCAGGCGCTCGATCTGGAGGCGATCGCCTGCCATCGCGGCTCGATCTTCGGCGGGCTCGGCCTCGACGCCCAGCCGAGCCAGAAGGGCTTCGAGAGCCGGCTGTGGCACGCGCTGTCCCGGCTCGACACCGCGAGACCGGTGGTGATCGAGGCGGAATCCAGCAAGGTCGGCCTGCGCTCGGTCCCGCCCGTGCTCTGGAAGGCGATGGAGGCGGCCCCGCGCATCGAGATCAGCGCCCCGCCGCAGGCGCGCGCCGACCATCTCGTCGCCGCCTATCCCGAACTGCTGTCCAACCCGGAACGTCTCGAGGCCTGCCTGACGGCGCTCAAGCCCCTCGTGGGCGGGGCGATGATCGAGGAGTGGCGGGCCCTCGCCGGGCAGGGCCGGTTTGCCGATCTCGCCCGCGGCCTCATGGAAACCCATTACGACCCCGCCTACGCGAGGTCGCGCGCGCGGATCGGGGGGGAATTCCTGGCGACGCTGGACACCGACCGGCTCGACGCGGACGGGCTCGCGCGGCTGGCGGACCGGGTGGCGGAGGTGGTGAAGGGCTGGCGGGCCGGCCCGCGCGGCTGA
- the ileS gene encoding isoleucine--tRNA ligase produces the protein MSGSSSQGKPHFPPLETPVNLPAIDREILDFWKADDTFKASIEERPEEDQFVFYDGPPFANGLPHYGHLLTGFAKDIIPRYQTMKGKRVERRFGWDTHGLPAELAAEKELGISGRKAITEMGIGKFNAAAREGVMKYAAEWEEYVTRAARWVDFENDYKTLDLTFMESCLWGFKQLWDKGLVYKDYRVVPYSWAVESPLSNFETRLDNSYRNRTDPAVTVGFRIAQGQGDLSGANILIWTTTPWTLPSNLAAAAGETITYAVMEKEGERVILSVNAIEKYKKQLEGFEQTGTVKGSELKGLRYEPPFDYFKGRFEEAHQVLLAEFVTDEDGTGIVHLAPGFGEDDLKACREAGIGVVVPVDAAGRYTSEISDFEGMLVFDANKPIIARLKEEGKLFRHDTYDHNYPHCWRTDEPLIYKAVESWYVRVSDFRERMVELNEQINWEPDHVKHGIFGNWLANAQDWNISRSRFWGTPIPVWVSDDPDYPRVDVYGSIEELERDFGVKVTDLHRPFIDELTRPNPDDPTGRSAMRRVEEVFDVWFDSGSMPFAQVHYPFENKDWFENNFPADFIVEYVAQTRGWFYTLMVLSTLIFDQPPFKNAICHGVVLDENKQKLSKRLRNYPDPLEFFDQYGSDIMRWFLCSSPVLQGGNLLVPKEAREIASVGREAIQPFLNAYSFFSLYANLEERRPRLIDDAQEALDRYILTKTGELAESVSSALDAFDIPRAHAEASSFFDALTNWYIRRSRARFWGTSERATRDAAFDTLYTVLVQTSKIMAPLMPIVAEKLYKSLTGERSVHLALWPEAGEFPQHHDLVRSMDLVRSACSAALAVRERYRLRVRLPLKSMTLVHADAENMAPFTDLIADEINVRDVRLSTDLEAHGSLELKVDPRIGRRLGAKMKEVMAASRQGDFTLNDDGTATVAGETLAADEFEMRVVTPEGSAAEPFAGTGAIVLDISVDEDQEREGLARDLNREIQTARKEMDLDLSRRIAISYDASDKWAEVIEAHNAFLKTEALATSIARDSALEPTRTVEIGGETIRLRIEPVEG, from the coding sequence GCGGACGACACCTTCAAGGCCTCGATCGAAGAGCGCCCGGAGGAGGACCAGTTCGTCTTCTACGACGGCCCGCCCTTCGCCAACGGGCTGCCCCACTACGGCCACTTGCTGACCGGCTTCGCCAAGGACATCATCCCGCGCTACCAGACCATGAAGGGCAAGCGCGTGGAGCGCCGCTTCGGCTGGGACACGCACGGGCTTCCCGCCGAGCTCGCCGCGGAGAAGGAACTCGGCATTTCCGGGCGCAAGGCGATCACCGAGATGGGGATCGGCAAGTTCAACGCCGCCGCGCGCGAAGGCGTGATGAAATACGCCGCCGAGTGGGAGGAATACGTCACCCGCGCCGCGCGCTGGGTCGATTTCGAGAACGACTACAAGACGCTCGACCTGACCTTCATGGAAAGCTGCCTGTGGGGCTTCAAGCAGCTCTGGGACAAGGGGCTGGTCTACAAGGACTACCGCGTCGTGCCCTATAGCTGGGCGGTGGAAAGCCCGCTTTCCAACTTCGAGACCCGGCTCGACAATTCCTACCGCAACCGTACCGACCCGGCGGTCACGGTGGGGTTCAGGATCGCGCAGGGCCAGGGAGATCTCTCCGGCGCGAACATCCTGATCTGGACGACGACGCCCTGGACGCTGCCCTCCAACCTCGCGGCCGCGGCCGGCGAGACGATCACCTATGCGGTGATGGAAAAGGAAGGCGAGCGCGTCATCCTCTCGGTCAACGCGATCGAGAAGTACAAGAAGCAGCTCGAAGGCTTCGAGCAGACCGGCACGGTCAAGGGCAGCGAGCTGAAGGGCCTTCGCTACGAGCCGCCCTTCGACTACTTCAAGGGCCGGTTCGAGGAGGCCCACCAGGTCCTTCTCGCCGAGTTCGTCACCGACGAGGACGGCACCGGCATCGTCCACCTCGCCCCCGGCTTCGGGGAAGACGACCTGAAGGCCTGCCGCGAGGCGGGCATCGGCGTCGTGGTACCGGTCGACGCGGCGGGCCGGTACACCAGCGAAATCTCCGACTTCGAGGGCATGCTGGTCTTCGACGCCAACAAGCCGATCATCGCGCGCCTGAAGGAAGAGGGGAAACTCTTCCGCCACGACACCTACGACCACAACTATCCCCATTGCTGGCGCACCGACGAGCCGCTGATCTACAAGGCGGTGGAGAGCTGGTATGTGCGCGTGTCGGACTTCCGCGAGCGCATGGTCGAGCTCAACGAGCAGATCAACTGGGAGCCGGACCACGTCAAGCACGGCATCTTCGGCAACTGGCTCGCCAACGCGCAGGACTGGAACATCTCGCGCTCGCGCTTCTGGGGCACGCCGATCCCGGTCTGGGTCAGCGACGATCCGGACTATCCGCGCGTGGATGTCTACGGCTCGATCGAGGAGCTGGAGAGGGATTTCGGGGTGAAGGTCACCGACCTGCACCGCCCCTTCATCGACGAGCTGACCCGTCCCAACCCGGACGACCCGACCGGCAGGTCGGCCATGCGCCGCGTGGAGGAGGTGTTCGACGTCTGGTTCGATTCCGGCTCCATGCCGTTCGCCCAGGTCCACTACCCGTTCGAGAACAAGGACTGGTTCGAGAACAATTTCCCCGCCGACTTCATCGTCGAGTACGTCGCCCAGACGCGCGGCTGGTTCTACACGCTGATGGTGCTGTCCACCCTCATCTTCGACCAGCCCCCGTTCAAGAACGCGATCTGCCACGGCGTGGTGCTCGACGAGAACAAGCAGAAGCTCTCCAAGCGCCTGCGCAACTATCCCGACCCGCTGGAATTCTTCGACCAGTACGGTTCCGACATCATGCGCTGGTTCCTGTGCTCCTCCCCGGTGCTGCAGGGCGGCAACCTGCTGGTGCCGAAGGAGGCGCGCGAGATCGCGAGCGTCGGGCGCGAGGCGATCCAGCCCTTCCTGAACGCCTATTCCTTCTTCTCGCTCTACGCCAATCTGGAAGAGCGCAGGCCCCGCCTGATCGACGACGCGCAAGAGGCGCTCGACCGCTATATCCTGACCAAGACCGGCGAGCTCGCCGAGTCGGTCTCCAGCGCGCTCGACGCCTTCGACATCCCGCGCGCCCATGCCGAGGCCTCCAGCTTCTTCGATGCGCTGACCAACTGGTATATCCGCCGCTCCCGCGCCCGCTTCTGGGGCACGAGCGAGCGCGCCACGCGCGATGCCGCCTTCGACACGCTCTACACCGTGCTGGTGCAGACCTCGAAGATCATGGCCCCGCTGATGCCGATCGTGGCGGAGAAGCTCTACAAGTCCCTGACCGGCGAGCGCTCGGTCCATCTCGCCCTGTGGCCGGAGGCCGGCGAGTTCCCGCAGCATCACGATCTCGTGCGCTCCATGGACCTCGTGCGCTCGGCCTGCTCGGCGGCGCTGGCCGTGCGCGAGCGCTACCGCCTGCGCGTGCGCCTGCCGCTGAAATCGATGACGCTCGTGCATGCCGACGCGGAAAACATGGCGCCCTTCACCGATCTCATCGCCGACGAGATCAATGTGCGCGACGTGCGCCTGTCCACCGACCTGGAAGCCCACGGCTCGCTCGAGCTGAAGGTCGATCCGCGCATCGGCAGGCGCCTCGGTGCGAAGATGAAGGAGGTGATGGCCGCCTCCAGGCAGGGCGATTTCACGCTCAACGACGACGGCACCGCCACGGTCGCCGGCGAGACGCTCGCCGCCGACGAGTTCGAGATGCGCGTGGTGACGCCCGAGGGCAGCGCGGCGGAGCCGTTCGCGGGTACCGGCGCCATCGTGCTCGACATCTCGGTGGACGAGGACCAGGAGCGCGAGGGCCTCGCGCGCGACCTCAACCGGGAGATCCAGACGGCGCGCAAGGAGATGGATCTCGACCTCTCCCGGCGCATCGCGATTTCCTACGACGCCTCGGACAAGTGGGCCGAGGTGATCGAGGCGCACAACGCCTTCCTGAAGACCGAGGCGCTCGCCACCTCGATCGCGCGCGATTCGGCCCTGGAGCCGACGCGCACGGTGGAGATCGGCGGCGAGACCATCCGGCTTCGCATCGAGCCGGTGGAGGGCTAG
- a CDS encoding energy transducer TonB, giving the protein MKRFVTALAGTCVIAAAAPGAAADPVSCETAREDGLASAADFAPHALPAAIWRMAYHGDNDYRAAVEVRYRVDADGRVRDLEFLGFSGAPRSHHRHLRQASRRAVRDWRFDLDRVTNGRPVAACEDVIVYAYDHPHPR; this is encoded by the coding sequence ATGAAGAGGTTCGTGACAGCGCTGGCGGGCACTTGCGTCATCGCCGCAGCAGCGCCGGGCGCGGCCGCTGATCCGGTCTCCTGCGAGACGGCGCGCGAGGACGGGCTGGCTTCGGCAGCCGATTTCGCCCCGCATGCACTGCCTGCCGCGATCTGGCGCATGGCCTATCACGGCGACAACGACTACCGGGCCGCGGTCGAGGTGCGATACCGGGTCGATGCGGACGGGCGGGTGCGCGATCTCGAGTTTCTGGGCTTTTCCGGGGCACCGCGTTCCCATCACCGTCATCTGAGACAAGCCAGCCGCCGCGCCGTGCGGGACTGGCGTTTCGACCTGGACAGGGTCACGAACGGCCGGCCGGTGGCAGCCTGCGAGGATGTCATCGTCTACGCCTACGACCATCCCCATCCGCGCTAG
- a CDS encoding SMP-30/gluconolactonase/LRE family protein, with protein sequence MRTLLALAAAATLAAPATAQVFGFERVWKTGGFANPESVLYVPGLDAFLVSSINEGVPLDEDGDGFISLLSLEGDIVTSRFAEGLDGPKGMAATGDRLYVSDINDLVEIDLATGEVLARYAVEGAQFLNDVTIGPDGTVLVSDSRTGRIHALEGGAMTVWMEGEPLARGLNGLMAEDDRLLALVGDVLWAIDWQTREASEVANGFGGGDGLVPDGRGGYVLTQWPGRIFHLDAEGEVTVISDTRLMGINSADPGYAPQAGLFAIPTFFDNGVLAFRWAQ encoded by the coding sequence ATGCGTACCCTTCTCGCCCTTGCTGCCGCCGCGACGCTCGCCGCACCCGCCACCGCTCAGGTCTTCGGCTTCGAGCGGGTCTGGAAGACGGGCGGCTTCGCCAATCCGGAGTCGGTGCTCTACGTGCCCGGGCTGGACGCCTTCCTGGTCTCGAGCATCAACGAGGGCGTGCCGCTGGACGAGGACGGGGACGGCTTCATCTCGCTGCTCTCGCTCGAGGGCGACATCGTGACCTCGCGCTTTGCCGAGGGGCTCGACGGGCCGAAGGGCATGGCCGCGACCGGCGACCGGCTCTACGTCTCCGACATAAACGATCTCGTGGAGATCGATCTCGCGACCGGCGAGGTTCTCGCCCGCTACGCCGTGGAGGGCGCGCAATTCCTCAACGACGTGACGATCGGCCCGGACGGCACGGTGCTCGTCTCCGATTCCCGGACCGGGCGGATCCATGCGCTCGAGGGCGGGGCGATGACCGTCTGGATGGAGGGCGAGCCGCTGGCGCGCGGGCTCAACGGGCTGATGGCCGAGGACGATCGCCTGCTCGCCCTGGTCGGCGACGTGCTCTGGGCGATCGATTGGCAGACGCGCGAGGCGAGCGAGGTCGCCAACGGCTTCGGCGGCGGGGACGGCCTCGTGCCGGACGGGCGCGGCGGCTACGTGCTGACCCAGTGGCCGGGCCGCATCTTCCATCTCGACGCCGAAGGCGAAGTCACCGTGATCTCCGACACCCGCCTGATGGGCATCAACTCGGCCGATCCGGGCTACGCGCCGCAGGCCGGCCTGTTCGCGATCCCGACCTTCTTCGACAATGGCGTGCTGGCCTTCCGGTGGGCGCAGTAG